ACCGGCAATAAGCTGTGGTGTTAATTGCTCACAGGCTTTCACCCGCTGATAGTCTTCCCTGGTTTTAAATAAAATATCTAATACCAGTTCGTATGGCCCGGCGTTTTTGGAGCGAATAACCTGCGCCAGTGAACAAATTGAGTGTTTCATGCCTGAACTCCTTCTGGCGTCACCTGTTCAATGTGGAAATCAAAACGCAGCGCATCGCTTGCTTCAATCAGGTGATAGATCGAGAACTCATACACCGGTCCACTTTGAATATCAGATGGCGAGAACGGGAAGGCGAGGTTGCCCGCGGTCGCAATACGATTTTCATAACCGTAGTGCAGCAGGGTAGAGCGCACCAGAGAGCAAACGCTGTTGGCGATATCCTGCGTCGGCGCAACGACATCCAGTAAAATCCCCAGTTCATGACCGGCGGTTTTCATTGGTTCATGGTTGCCCATCACGCCGTTCTTACCGTACAGGTGGAACGTCATACGGATACTGTCGTCATTCAATGAGAGGTTACGCGCAACGCTGGCCTGAACCTCTTCGAGAATGGTGTCAATCCCGGCAATCATTATCGGATCACGCGTGCCGGCGATGGTCAGACAGCGGAAGCCAACCTGACGCGCACCCTCCAGTTTCAACGCATACGGTGTTTCTTCATGACGTGAACCGCTGACATACACTTCGCCCTCGTTAACCTGGGTAAAGGTGCACGCTTTCAGGTTCAGTACGCCGCCTGGCCCTGGCAGGAAGTACGGATCGGACTTCTCATACAGCGTGTGCGCCGCCGCGGAAGTTTCAGTGAACTTACGCTTGGGATTGAACGCCTTCAGCGTAAAGCCGTTGTCGTCAATAATCCCCATCGCACAATCTGAGCCAGAGCCAGGGGTGGCGGCAATGGCAGCACACTCAAGGATCTTACCGCAATGAAGCGCCAGACCTTCATCAAAGCCCTGCATAATCGGCAGCGCAGCGAAGCAAGCCGGATCGTAGGCTCGTCCGCCCAGAACAACTTGTGCACCTGCTTTCAGCGCGCGCTGGAAGGGCTCAACGCCCATTTGCGCGACAATATAGGTGCTCTCTTCGATTGCCTCGTGAGTCAGTTCAGGCACAAAATCGAGCGCGGTGATTTTGCCGTTATCCAGCGCCTGATGAACGATTTCTTTGTTGACATCAGACGGGATCAGGGCCATTGAGAAGGACAGTTTTTCTTCCTGTGCGATCTCATGAATTATCTGGCGACACCACTCCAGGTGCGGAGCCGCGCCAGAACCACCGGCTGTGCCGATCACGACAGGGATGTTGTTCTTAACGCCTGCCACAATCATATAGCGCAGATCGCGTTTCACACCGGCCCGGTCGGTAAAGGGTTTACCCGCCCCCAGGTAGTGGGGGCCAGGATCGGAGGAACCTGCGTCAACAGCAATAAGATCCGGTGACTCTTCCATGGCTTTACGAAAACTTTCTTCCGGGAAGCCATAACCCAGGATAGCCGTAGGCGATAAGATCTTAAATGTGCGTGCCATCTCTTAATCCTTAGTTTGCAACAGCGCGATGGTGCGGTTCATTTCGTTAAACACGATATTGAGACCTTCATCG
The Citrobacter arsenatis DNA segment above includes these coding regions:
- a CDS encoding acyclic terpene utilization AtuA family protein → MARTFKILSPTAILGYGFPEESFRKAMEESPDLIAVDAGSSDPGPHYLGAGKPFTDRAGVKRDLRYMIVAGVKNNIPVVIGTAGGSGAAPHLEWCRQIIHEIAQEEKLSFSMALIPSDVNKEIVHQALDNGKITALDFVPELTHEAIEESTYIVAQMGVEPFQRALKAGAQVVLGGRAYDPACFAALPIMQGFDEGLALHCGKILECAAIAATPGSGSDCAMGIIDDNGFTLKAFNPKRKFTETSAAAHTLYEKSDPYFLPGPGGVLNLKACTFTQVNEGEVYVSGSRHEETPYALKLEGARQVGFRCLTIAGTRDPIMIAGIDTILEEVQASVARNLSLNDDSIRMTFHLYGKNGVMGNHEPMKTAGHELGILLDVVAPTQDIANSVCSLVRSTLLHYGYENRIATAGNLAFPFSPSDIQSGPVYEFSIYHLIEASDALRFDFHIEQVTPEGVQA